From a single Microbacterium murale genomic region:
- a CDS encoding SDR family oxidoreductase, translated as MARRNIDITISPLAGSRAVVTGGSDGIGLRIVTRLALAGAELVLPVRNTRKAEAAVTGILEKAPDAQITILPLDLSSLESVARFGEDMARDGRPVHLLINNAGVMTPPTRQTTRDGFELQFGTNHLGHFALASHLLPLLRAGRARVTSQISIAANQGAINWADVNWERSYDGMRAYSQSKIAFGLFGLELERRSQAHGWGITSNLSHPGIAPTSLLSARDEIGRTEDTLGVRVIRWASKRGIVAGTPETAALPALYASTSPDAVAGRLYGPRGIGHLGGGPAEQKLYSRLRSEQDAERMWQVSEKLTGVSFP; from the coding sequence ATGGCACGCAGAAACATCGACATCACCATCTCCCCACTCGCCGGAAGCCGCGCGGTCGTCACGGGCGGGAGCGACGGCATCGGGTTGCGGATCGTCACCCGCCTCGCACTGGCCGGGGCCGAACTCGTCCTCCCGGTGCGCAACACGCGCAAGGCGGAGGCAGCGGTCACCGGCATCCTCGAGAAGGCGCCCGACGCGCAGATCACGATCCTGCCGCTGGATCTCTCATCGCTCGAATCCGTCGCACGCTTCGGCGAAGACATGGCGCGCGACGGACGCCCGGTCCATCTGCTCATCAACAACGCCGGTGTCATGACCCCGCCGACGCGGCAGACGACGCGTGACGGCTTCGAACTGCAGTTCGGCACCAATCACCTCGGGCATTTCGCGCTCGCTTCCCACCTTCTGCCGCTTCTGCGGGCCGGACGAGCGCGCGTGACGTCGCAGATCAGCATCGCCGCGAACCAGGGCGCGATCAACTGGGCCGACGTCAACTGGGAGCGCTCGTACGACGGCATGCGCGCGTACAGTCAGTCCAAGATCGCCTTCGGACTCTTCGGACTCGAACTCGAACGCCGCAGCCAGGCACACGGGTGGGGCATCACGAGCAACCTGTCGCATCCTGGCATCGCTCCCACAAGTCTGCTCTCGGCCCGCGACGAGATCGGACGCACCGAGGACACCCTCGGTGTGCGTGTGATCCGCTGGGCCTCGAAACGGGGGATCGTCGCCGGCACGCCGGAGACGGCCGCGCTCCCCGCCCTCTACGCATCGACCTCTCCGGATGCCGTCGCCGGTCGTCTGTACGGACCGCGGGGTATCGGCCACCTCGGTGGAGGCCCTGCCGAGCAGAAACTCTACTCGCGTCTGCGCAGCGAACAGGATGCAGAGCGGATGTGGCAGGTGTCGGAGAAGCTGACAGGAGTGTCGTTCCCGTAA
- a CDS encoding helix-turn-helix transcriptional regulator, giving the protein MIDRAGLAEFLRRRRDVLQPEDVGLPRGQRRRTDGLRREEVAALCHMSSDYYARLERGTGPLPSEQMIASIAQGLHLSTDERDHLFRLAGHRPPSRGASSDHISPGMLRIFDRLQDTPAEIVTELGETLRQTPLGVALTGDLAHLSGPQRSIGFRWFTDPRSRELYDPAEHEFLARLWASGLRQVASVRGPESRAAHLAGLLLESSEEFRSVWDRQEIGVRPKETKRFIHPEVGPLDLACQNLIDPASSHALLVYTASPGTDSYEKLRLLAVLAPSSVR; this is encoded by the coding sequence GTGATAGACAGAGCCGGTCTGGCTGAGTTCCTGCGTCGACGTCGTGACGTGCTGCAGCCGGAGGACGTCGGTCTTCCGCGTGGACAGCGAAGACGCACCGACGGGCTACGAAGAGAGGAAGTGGCTGCGCTGTGCCATATGTCCTCCGATTACTACGCGCGGCTCGAACGGGGCACCGGACCGCTGCCGTCGGAGCAGATGATCGCCTCGATCGCGCAGGGCCTGCATCTCTCGACCGACGAACGCGACCACCTCTTCCGCCTCGCCGGCCATCGACCGCCGTCGCGTGGCGCGTCGAGCGATCACATCAGCCCCGGCATGCTGCGGATCTTCGACCGGCTGCAGGACACCCCTGCCGAGATCGTGACCGAGCTGGGTGAGACGCTGCGCCAGACGCCTCTCGGCGTCGCGCTCACCGGAGACCTGGCCCACCTGTCCGGGCCTCAGCGCAGCATCGGATTCCGGTGGTTCACCGACCCTCGGTCGCGGGAGCTCTACGATCCGGCCGAGCACGAGTTCCTCGCGCGCCTGTGGGCATCGGGTCTGCGCCAGGTCGCGTCGGTGCGCGGTCCCGAATCGCGCGCGGCGCATCTCGCAGGCCTCCTCCTCGAGAGCAGCGAAGAGTTCCGATCGGTCTGGGATCGGCAGGAGATCGGCGTGCGCCCCAAGGAGACGAAGCGCTTCATCCATCCGGAAGTGGGCCCGCTCGACCTCGCCTGCCAGAACCTGATCGATCCGGCGAGTTCCCACGCTCTGCTGGTCTACACGGCGTCCCCTGGGACGGACAGCTACGAGAAGCTGAGGCTGCTCGCAGTGCTGGCGCCGAGTTCCGTGCGCTGA
- a CDS encoding phospholipase: MLKNQLHSPARRRKVGITLAIGVLVATGIAVAAPAVAAMTAQSSVVDAKASAIEAAAASEAVVAGRTALTDAASAVSAAESSGLDLGEASTAVDTSGLLEAMADLDDVDSLTSLELPIVRVKAGAEIASVTTQTAALRERQAAAAAAAEAAQQAAAAEAAAAALANANTPDGAKATAAAIAADQYGWGSGEFECLNSLWEKESGWNYEAYNEDGGATGIPQSLPGDKMASFGADWATNATTQIRWGLDYIQRAYGSPCSAWGHSQAMNWY; this comes from the coding sequence ATGCTCAAGAACCAGTTGCACTCCCCTGCCCGTCGACGCAAAGTCGGTATCACGCTCGCCATCGGTGTTCTCGTCGCCACCGGAATCGCGGTGGCCGCCCCGGCCGTCGCGGCCATGACCGCACAGTCGTCCGTCGTCGATGCAAAGGCGTCGGCCATCGAGGCGGCCGCAGCATCCGAGGCCGTCGTCGCCGGGCGCACGGCGCTGACGGACGCCGCATCTGCTGTCTCCGCGGCGGAGAGCAGCGGCCTCGACCTCGGCGAGGCGAGTACCGCGGTCGACACATCCGGCCTCCTCGAGGCCATGGCTGATCTCGATGACGTCGACTCCCTCACCTCATTGGAGCTGCCCATCGTGCGAGTCAAGGCAGGCGCCGAGATCGCTTCCGTCACCACACAGACGGCTGCCCTGCGCGAACGTCAGGCAGCGGCAGCAGCCGCAGCCGAAGCTGCCCAGCAGGCTGCGGCTGCGGAAGCCGCAGCTGCTGCCCTCGCGAACGCGAACACTCCCGACGGCGCCAAGGCGACCGCCGCAGCCATCGCCGCTGACCAGTACGGCTGGGGCAGCGGTGAATTCGAATGCCTCAACTCGCTGTGGGAGAAGGAATCGGGCTGGAACTACGAGGCCTACAACGAGGACGGCGGTGCCACCGGCATCCCTCAGTCACTCCCTGGAGACAAGATGGCCAGTTTCGGCGCCGACTGGGCGACCAACGCGACCACGCAGATCCGTTGGGGCCTGGACTACATCCAGCGCGCGTACGGCAGCCCCTGCTCGGCGTGGGGTCACTCGCAGGCGATGAACTGGTACTGA
- a CDS encoding TrmH family RNA methyltransferase — MPSEPRQHRTKPVSNTKAVSTRNATFQYWETLLGNRTKRNRAGEMIVQGVRPINLVLESDLEVRAVLITHVNGRSRWASETIATVESAGATSWLVAPDLMAELGEKDEEEAPELLLIVAIPADDLSRIPTPADALYVALDRPASPGNIGSIVRSVDALGGHGVIVTGHAADPYDPRALRASTGSAIMTPTVRLPSIRPALEWIEQLRADGVDIQIVGTDEDGTHDVWDVDLTKPTLLVTGNEHSGMSAAWKDACDVLTRIPMTGHATSLNAANATAAILYEATRQRRTAGRNAAATR; from the coding sequence ATGCCTTCGGAACCCCGCCAGCACCGCACCAAGCCGGTCTCGAACACCAAGGCGGTCTCCACGCGCAACGCGACGTTCCAGTACTGGGAGACCCTTCTCGGCAATCGCACGAAACGCAATCGCGCCGGCGAGATGATCGTGCAGGGCGTACGCCCCATCAACCTCGTCCTGGAGTCCGACCTCGAGGTACGGGCAGTGCTGATCACGCACGTGAACGGTCGCTCTCGGTGGGCTTCCGAGACCATCGCAACCGTGGAGTCCGCCGGTGCGACCTCATGGCTCGTCGCACCGGACCTCATGGCTGAGCTCGGTGAGAAAGACGAGGAGGAGGCACCGGAGCTGCTGCTGATCGTGGCGATTCCCGCAGACGACCTCTCCCGGATCCCGACACCGGCCGATGCACTCTACGTCGCCCTCGATCGCCCCGCTTCTCCCGGCAACATCGGTTCGATCGTGCGTTCGGTCGATGCTCTCGGCGGACACGGCGTCATCGTGACCGGGCACGCCGCCGACCCCTACGACCCGAGGGCGCTGCGCGCCTCGACGGGCTCGGCGATCATGACGCCGACGGTTCGACTGCCCAGCATCCGCCCCGCTCTCGAATGGATCGAGCAGTTGCGCGCCGACGGCGTCGACATTCAGATCGTGGGAACGGATGAGGACGGTACGCACGACGTGTGGGATGTCGACCTCACGAAGCCGACGCTGCTTGTGACCGGCAACGAGCACTCCGGCATGTCGGCGGCATGGAAGGACGCATGCGACGTGCTGACCCGCATCCCGATGACGGGTCACGCGACCTCATTGAACGCCGCGAACGCGACCGCCGCGATCCTCTACGAGGCGACGAGGCAGCGGCGAACTGCAGGTCGGAACGCAGCCGCGACCCGCTGA
- a CDS encoding PadR family transcriptional regulator, whose amino-acid sequence MGNQMTEMLKGTLEGIVLAILSVQPAYGYEITARLRDEGFAEIAEGTVYALLVRIEQRGLVDVEKVPSEKGPPRKVYSINPQGREQLVEFWGTWSFLVERIEHLRHTDNITDSTTTEGN is encoded by the coding sequence ATGGGCAACCAGATGACCGAGATGCTCAAGGGCACGCTCGAGGGCATCGTTCTCGCGATCCTGTCCGTCCAGCCGGCGTACGGGTACGAGATCACGGCGCGGCTGCGCGACGAGGGCTTCGCCGAGATCGCTGAGGGCACCGTGTACGCACTGCTCGTCAGAATCGAGCAGAGAGGCCTCGTGGACGTGGAGAAAGTCCCGTCCGAGAAGGGGCCGCCGCGCAAGGTCTACTCCATCAACCCGCAGGGACGGGAACAGCTCGTCGAGTTCTGGGGGACGTGGAGTTTCCTCGTGGAACGCATCGAACACCTACGACACACCGACAACATCACCGACAGCACGACCACCGAAGGGAACTGA
- a CDS encoding DUF1048 domain-containing protein produces MASKWIEAVTGSLEQKKQYKHDKARMEALSEPYRTVATAMHRYFMYYGGITNGDTITQMFTDLVDLWERAAVDGTPVRDIVGDDPVDFTETFAKSYQGKEWIDKERARLTKAIDGAIGKETRS; encoded by the coding sequence ATGGCAAGCAAGTGGATCGAAGCGGTCACCGGATCGCTCGAGCAGAAGAAGCAGTACAAGCATGACAAGGCCCGCATGGAGGCTCTCTCCGAGCCTTACCGCACCGTCGCAACAGCGATGCACCGGTACTTCATGTACTACGGCGGCATCACCAACGGCGACACCATCACCCAGATGTTCACGGATCTTGTCGACCTGTGGGAGAGGGCAGCCGTCGACGGCACCCCGGTGCGGGACATCGTCGGCGACGACCCGGTGGACTTCACCGAGACGTTCGCAAAGTCCTACCAGGGCAAGGAATGGATCGACAAGGAACGCGCCCGCCTCACCAAGGCGATCGACGGTGCAATCGGAAAGGAGACCCGCTCATGA
- a CDS encoding ABC transporter ATP-binding protein, protein MTTAAIQVRGIRKSFKDLEVLRGVDFDVQAGSIFALLGSNGAGKTTVVRILSTLLKADGGNATVQGFDVAKAPNEVRQSISLTGQFAAVDEVLSGRENLILVAKLRHLKNPGEIADELLARFSLTDAGARRAATYSGGMRRRLDIAMSLIGNPPVIFLDEPTTGLDPQARIEVWQTIKELAKNGTTVLLTTQYLDEAEQLADRIAILHKGTIIQNGTLAELKALLPSAKVEYVEKQPSLEDVFLALVGETGETETAAPTGKDL, encoded by the coding sequence ATGACCACCGCAGCCATCCAGGTGCGCGGCATCCGGAAATCGTTCAAGGACCTCGAGGTGCTGCGCGGCGTCGACTTCGACGTTCAGGCAGGGAGCATCTTCGCGCTTCTCGGCTCGAACGGCGCAGGCAAGACCACGGTCGTGCGGATCCTGTCGACACTGCTCAAGGCCGACGGCGGCAATGCCACCGTTCAGGGCTTCGACGTTGCGAAGGCGCCGAACGAAGTGCGCCAGTCGATCAGTCTGACCGGTCAGTTCGCCGCAGTGGACGAGGTGCTCTCAGGACGGGAGAACCTCATCCTCGTCGCGAAGCTGCGTCATCTGAAGAACCCGGGTGAGATCGCGGACGAATTGCTCGCTCGCTTCTCGCTCACGGATGCCGGCGCCCGCAGGGCGGCGACGTACTCGGGTGGGATGCGTCGCCGGCTCGACATCGCGATGAGCCTGATCGGCAATCCGCCGGTGATCTTCCTCGACGAGCCCACCACGGGTCTTGACCCGCAGGCGCGGATCGAGGTCTGGCAGACCATCAAGGAACTGGCGAAGAACGGCACCACCGTGCTTCTCACCACGCAGTACCTCGATGAGGCGGAGCAGCTTGCCGACCGGATCGCGATCCTGCACAAGGGCACCATCATCCAGAACGGCACGCTCGCCGAGCTCAAGGCGCTTCTCCCATCGGCGAAGGTCGAGTACGTCGAGAAGCAGCCGTCACTCGAGGACGTCTTCCTCGCCCTCGTCGGCGAGACGGGCGAGACCGAAACCGCGGCACCCACAGGAAAGGACCTCTGA
- a CDS encoding ABC transporter permease — MTSHVLSDTRVLTGRSLTHILRSPDTIITTAVTPIALMLLFVYVLGGAINTGSDESYINYMLPGILLITIASGIAYTAYRLFLDMQGGIFERFQSMPIARSSVLWAHVLTSLVSNMISVAIVIGVALLMGFRTGASFGAWLAVVGILILFTLALTWLAVIAGLSAKTVDGASAFSYPLIFLPFISSAFVPTTSMPGPVAWFAEHQPVTSIVNSIRSLFAEQPVGSEIWVALAWLVGILVVAYGFAIAIYRKKIS, encoded by the coding sequence ATGACTTCCCACGTTCTCAGCGACACCCGCGTCCTCACGGGCCGGTCGCTGACCCACATCCTCCGCAGCCCGGACACCATCATCACCACGGCGGTCACACCGATCGCGCTGATGCTGCTGTTCGTCTACGTTCTGGGCGGCGCGATCAACACCGGTTCCGACGAGTCATACATCAACTACATGCTCCCCGGCATTCTGCTGATCACGATCGCATCCGGCATCGCATACACCGCCTACCGGCTGTTCCTGGATATGCAGGGCGGCATCTTCGAGCGCTTCCAGTCCATGCCGATCGCTCGGTCGAGCGTGCTCTGGGCGCACGTGCTCACCTCGTTGGTGTCGAACATGATCTCGGTCGCGATCGTCATCGGGGTGGCGTTGCTCATGGGGTTCCGCACCGGAGCATCCTTCGGTGCCTGGCTTGCTGTCGTCGGCATCCTGATCCTGTTCACCCTCGCCCTCACCTGGCTTGCGGTGATCGCAGGTCTCTCGGCGAAGACCGTCGATGGAGCGAGTGCATTCAGCTACCCGCTGATCTTCCTCCCGTTCATCAGCTCGGCGTTCGTGCCGACCACCTCGATGCCCGGCCCGGTTGCCTGGTTCGCCGAGCACCAGCCGGTGACCTCGATCGTCAACAGCATCCGCTCGCTGTTCGCCGAGCAGCCTGTGGGCTCGGAGATCTGGGTCGCACTCGCATGGCTCGTCGGCATCCTGGTGGTTGCCTATGGCTTCGCGATCGCCATCTACCGCAAGAAGATCAGCTGA